Within the Thunnus thynnus chromosome 23, fThuThy2.1, whole genome shotgun sequence genome, the region ATGGGAATAGAGTTTAattcttaacttttttttcagttcattctctatggtagtttgTATTAttacagatgtaatcccacctccaaccaatgtgggttgcaatgacAGAGTGGCTGTCCGTCTTTCAGCTTGTTGAATCCATGttcagaagaagaagcagaagcaatgttttttatgaggtatttttatatatttctgaacgtgcctgagacatccagcaCTAAGTCTTGAATGTACATGCCAAGTTTTGTTCACAGTGCACAGTTCAATAGTAcagcttaagtctcttaaacgtTTCCAAGTCATTAACACTGTGGATGTAATCCCATCTCCGACCACAATGTCCCGCAGAAAACTGGATAAATTACCATCCAGGTACTCTATTTGTGAAAGTAAGGTATTTAACTTAACTTCgacttcattcattttcattttcaggatCAAAATGACTGTTGTTCTGCAATTAATCTAGCCCAAGTATGCTCTAGATTTGTTATGTATTTGAGGTAAGTCttattaaaaccaaattaagAAAATGCTATAGTGTTATTTCAAATGAACTCTTTGATAGCATCCCATAAATACCTTAACGTCATATCCTTTACAGAATTCTCATGGAAATGCAATAATTCCTGTAAAGCTGATCAAAATTGCTCACAATACCTTCCATTCTGTAAGAGTGTTAAATTGAATCTTCATCTTGGAGCCTGGTTTGGACTATTAGGAAATCCTAATGTACATAGACTTGCATGATGGTGGGACATAGACATGTAGATAGTTTTTGTCATCTGCACCAGATAAGTACTCTTAGATGATATCAGGACATAATCATTCGGTAGTATGTTTGGTGTCTAGCTGAGAAAGAGGTAAAGTGCTTCCTGTTTGGATGATACACTCTCTAGATATCCACCATAGCATAATTACTTGCCACATTAGAAAATGCTAAAGTAGAGGCTGAGCTGCTACTACTGATTTTTCATCTATTCATTAATGGGTCAAATACGGTATTCATATCACCTCCAAGAATTAATTGATAATCTGTCATACCATCCAAGATTCTAGATAATTTGGCAAAGAATGTCGGTTTGTACATATTTGGTGCGTGTACTTACAGAAATGCTATTCTTTTCCCTTCTCCATCTTTCCCTTTATCAATAATATGTAGTTTAAGATTGTTATGCACCAATACTattattgctttgttttgttattggCAGAAGAGGAAGCAAATACTTCATACATATTATTTCCTATTTTGTGAATATCTTGATgcattatttggattttttgagGTAATGCAAAATGAGCACCTTTTCTGCCAATAACCTCAAGCCAcccagtttaaaaaaagagaaatgaaaccCACCCCTAGGCCACGTCCCCATATCATTCCCCCCAGCTTTCCCCTGAGCTCACCAGGAAGAGTCAACTGTTCACaattattcaaaacatttttcttaattCTGAGACTCTTCCTTTCTGCTTCCCCATATCTGGCTTCTGTTTACAAAGCAGTGACATGACAGCTTTGTCAGCGTCCCCCTTTTATAGTTTCTATTATACCCCTTAGTGTTAATAATAGAGGTGTTAAACCAGTGTAAACTATTTAAATGACTATACTTAGTaactttttcaaataaattaagGGATCACAACATTACCATgattataaatatgtttttcttttctttcttcccccatttttcatctcttttccttccttgtctttctttctttccccctCTTTATCCTTCCTTGTGCTCCCTATTATACATATGATAATTGTACATACTTATGCCATATTCTCAATAAAGCCATGGGGAAAATTTCCTTGAATGTAGATTTTATAAGCTGAACTGAATGTAGATCTTATAAATCCCAATAGGTTCTTCTTTAATGAGTGCAGCTTTTTCTAACTTAAACACTCATTGTTCATCCagttgaaaaaggaaaagaaactttattttctgtgtccAAATTGTCTCATCTTGGTGAATCGGGTGCAGTCTGTTAATAAAGTCCATACCTCTATTCACTTTCGTATAGAAGTCCATGACTTCAGATGGGCGCGTAAAAGACTGTGCTTCATTATTAAAGTAATCAGCATCTTCACTGGATGCCTCACCCCATACTTCAGCTTGGTCTTCCGTAGCAGGTCTTTGATTTCATTGAAGGTGGCATGTTGCTGTCGTTGGTCAGCAGTTAGGTCTGGATAAATACTTAGCTTCTGGCTTTGGTTTTGGAGAGTACCTTGTTTCCCCCTTAATTCCCTCCTaaatttacacttaatgtatCTTATGTATTCAAATAACAGAGAGAAATTCACAAACTGAATGAGGATGTGTCAGCCGTATCAAAATAACCAggatttttagttttctgtggACATGTTTGTAAAATTGATTCATAAGCTTGGTTGGGTAATCAGCCCTTATGaggctgtaaatatgtttgCCTTTTAATGATTGTGGATGCTAAGTGTTTGCGAGATGtaaacagacatacagtagtGGTTAGTCTGGTTTGTCTATTGTTAAAGTCAAATGAGTCCTATTAAGTCTACTGAGTTTCAGGTCACAGGTTGGCTACTTTTATCTGAAAGAGTACAGCCATGATGTTCGAGAGATCTGACAATTCATTTGATATActattacataaatataacttaAGCAAAATACACCACATTCCATATGGTTGTTCCAGTTGTAGTTTgtatatataacaaaaaataaagaaaagtgcAACAACTAAGAAATTACATTTCCCCACATTCCATGAACCCACAACCAGTAAGATATCCCAGGAAACATTTCATATGATATCCATAATTATGTCAGCAATAACATCTTGTTTAAATGAGATTTCATTTATCAGTATAGCATCAACACTCATAAACtacataaaaaaatgtctttgtttctgCTATTGAGATAAAGGTAGATGTTGTTTAATATCAAGGCTGTTATTATACATTCCTAAAAAATTCATCCACTTGCAGTTTTATTCTCACTTGAGTGACTGTCAAGTGAAAGAAGTATCTCACCCTGCTGGTTAACATCAGTTTATGGTGTATAAACCATCCCATGAGTCATTTTGAGTCaaatttacttgttttgttaaaCTTTCTGTCAGAAAGAATGAACCCTTAGCTGTGTAGCTGCTCACTAAGCTACAATTAGCTGAAATAGTGCAGGCTAGACTATGTCTGCTTGTGCTGAAATAGGATACAGCCTACTTTGACCTTTTGGCCCTTGCAAATATCAATACTCCTCAGCTCTTAAGGAACCATGTATGTAGAAGCTTAGGCAAAGGTTAGGAGAGTATTATGGCTATAACAAAGGGGGACAAATATTCATTTGTTATTGGGATAATGTGTTATTAACTTTTACTGAaatgttattgtgtctaacaaATCTATTCAATTAAGATCGTGTTGTAAACATAGGATGATTCTTGAATATTCATGTCTATTAATTTTTTACTCATCATACTATGAACatatttgagttttaaaaattgAGCTGCCATTCAATGAATgattattgcattttatttatgtattttattttaacttatattaatttattctcCTGTCTTAACAAGTTTTGATCTGCATTTTTCAATTACTAATTTTTACTGCTTTTTGcagtactattattatttaatgaaaatgtattgtatatatacattgtatttgtatatatacattatGGGAGCCAGCAGCCAATTAGCTTTGCTCAGCATTAAGACttgaaacagctagcttggctcctacaaaaggtaacaaaattgGCCAACCAGAACCTCTAACGTTAatttattaacatgttatatctcatcTGTACAGAAATCAAGGTACACTTAATGACAATTTggggttgccaggcaaccagcagagactccagaAAGTCTCTGTGATGGGCCAAGAAatacaaactgtcatttttatacttttgtttttgtacggaaacaaacaacatacaatGTGTGTTagtaagctttagaggtgcttaTAGGCGGCTTtagttacctttggacagagccaagctagctgtgtTTCCAAGTGTTTCCATTATTTCTGCTAAGCTAAACTTTTACTATTAAACTATTACAACTAAACTATACCATTTATCATAGACAAACTAATTTAGAACCAGACCTCTGTATCAATATTggtgaaaaatagaaaaatggtAGAAAATAGTAGGTGAATTTCAGCACCtggcagaaacacagaaacatgtagACTCAGCACAAGTATGTGAATTCACATTCCTTTCccccaacaaatacacatcTAGCTGCCCTTTTGAGGGCAGATGTAGGACAAAACAACATCAATGATATTCTTAATAATGGGAGGTTGTGGATGGAGGTTGTGTGGCAGGTGGTGGGCCAAGACCATCTCCCAGACGTCCAGCAGATGAACATTCAGTCCTTTGAACATGGCTCTGAGCACCTTGTCACGCTGCAGCGAGTACCAGTCGCTATTGGTCAGTGCTGCATCAAGCGTCATAGTTTTGGGGTTTGCAGTCCGGATTAAAACCAATGTGCCTGGAGCCCTGTCCAGCAGCCGCACTACCGCCCTGCGGATGCTCTGCAGCCGCCGGATGTAGAGCTCGATGGGGAAAGTGCTGAAGTGTGCCCAGATGCCAAAAACTACAATGGTGTTGGTGCCTCCAACTAAATGGTCTAGTTCATTGGCAATGTAGTGCAGCTCGATGGCTGGGACACTAATAGAACGGACAGGGGGACCGTGGAATCGGAAATTCACCAAAATGTTGTTTGCGTAGTCTAAAGCCATGAAAGGTCCAACTCGAACTGAACTGTGCAGATTAAACTGCTTGAGATCTAAAAGTATTACAAAAGGAAAGAATTAGGACACATTAAGCTGCAGTATGAACAAAATCAAACCTTTGCTAGAGATTTCTGTTGATGAACTACCTGGCAGTACTGCATTGAGATGTTCAAACCACTGCCTGATGGTAGAGTCTCCATACAGGTGGACGACCTTGCCTTTCAGACACTGACTGATGGCAGACGATGTGTTGAAATGGTGGACTTTGGTGCCACTTAATGCTTGCCATGCACCCTGGTAGTAATAGCCAACAGGTCCAGAATGCACAATGCTGCTCTTCACCTCTGGTTGATCTGAGAAGAAGTTAGAGGATAAGGGGGGAAATATGTGGTATAAGAAAACACTTATGGCTTATCTTCTTTCCATAATGACTAGATGTACTGCTATCAGCTAACACTTTTGGCCTAGTACTTTGTGCTCCCATCGCTCTTCAAAAACTGGTCTGAATACATCTCTATAGGAGAATGCGATCTAGAACAGAGTggtaagttgttgttttttttgttttttgtttttacaaatgttCATTTCTCTGACTGGTTTACTTCTAATAATCTGTACAACATTCAATTTTGAATTATGATTACTAATGATATAGGCTGTGGTGGTGGTAGAAGTAAGAATTGTGCATTACCTTTATTTTTTGGCAACACGGTGACACTAGCAGATCCTGAAGCTCGAATGTAGACTTTCATGTTGACACCACTGAAGAAAAGCATGCAGAATAAAATATCTCTTGCACACATTATAACActaacaacataaaacacaagaaaagaatacaccattttaaaatcatttcatgAAGTTACAACTAGAACAATCAAGCACTAATATGGGAAACAACTACTTGGAAgtaaatattcaacatttcataAAACCTAGCCcataaaaatccatttttttaGAAGTGAGTTAAAGCTGTTGTAATTCATGTCATCATACGAACAATGGGTCTAAAGTGAAaatttatttcactttgcaCTTTTTTCTGAAAAGACCACacccaaaataaaatgtatacatttacaaaaaacaaatgaatcattACAAATAGtatccattaaaaaaaagaaagtcaacTAATGTGATCCAGTCTGAACTGGTTTGGAAGTAGAAGTCCCATTAATTTTTCCCAAAGACAACATTATGTGATTCACAGTTGGAGCATTTCTACAGCTTGGATTGgaatgaaactctcctggttaaataatcagtaaaaaacagaattagaaaatatctggtcctttgataaaaagtcaaaggcACAAGCCCTAACTACAACTTCtaaggtgcatttcagcaagaaacatccAGTCACCGATTCTATTATGTACAGGGCTAAAAGTGGATGGAATCAAATGATTGCAAGGTTCAGAAACCTGAAAAGACAATCTGCAGCTTAAATCAGTTCAGCTTTAAATTTTGGGTCAACTGTTGATAAATTCAGGAACTGTGCCACTATGTTATTTCAAGTGCAATGACAAAGTGTTTCAAATTGGCTATCACTCTGATTTACActtctgactggcttcttctccatagcagcTGCAATAGTGGGTCATGGGTATTGTACTATTTTGAGTCGTCCACTATGcagaaatgatggacaaaacattatttctcAGAAACTAAAATTGGTGGCCATAACTTAAACCTATAGGATCCTTCATTTATCTCGCAGTGACCAATGTAAATACTGAAATACAGAATGGGGAAAAACACATCCATTCTATTTCACTTTGTGTTATCTTAGACTGTAAACATCTCTAGATTCAATCTTAACAGCTTCTAGTTACACAATTTTCCACCAAGGAGATACATAAGtaacactttgaaaaaaaaagaagccagtCTTGTCTTTCTGCCCACTCACCTTCGAAAGAGCTTCTCCTCCTGAGCCTTGAGCTGTTTATGAAACCCACCATTGTAGTTGGTGATCCTGGCGTCACAGCTCAGCTTCTTTGGCTTGTAGCAGAACCACGGCTCACCTGTAATGAGGTCAGTGTAGTTGCACAATGGCTGCTGGGTCGGACGCAGGCAGACATTGCAGGTGGTAGTTTCAGAGACTGAGCCTGACCGAAAGACACTCCCGAAATAAATCCTATCTGGCTGTTCTCTGGTCAGCCTGTGCAACACTGTGACAGCCTCACTGGGGTGAACCAGTGTCACCTGATAGAACAGAAAaccagagttcaaagttcaacaACCATTACTTGGCCTTTgtcaaagcaataaaaacaaaaagagtgaACACCACTAAAATTTGCACACTTTGTTTCAGGTGTAAACCAGATTGATCTCCAGATACTCATGTTTAGAGAACTGATCATTAACTAAACCCCTCCCCGAGCAGCGATTGTCCAATTATAGTTTAGTAACCATAACTAGGCACAGCAGGTCTGTCAATCTTTAGATTTCTCCACATCGTGAAGTGGTGTGCATAGGGTTGAAGTAAGATCAATACCTGACATTTAAAGAGTTTGCAGGGTGTTCTCTTTTTTAGCCTctccaaacacaaaaatatgaagagcaaaagtgtaagttttagtgtgtttgtctgctctaaCATAAtctgcaaatgttagcatgtctgGCTACTACCTACAGAAGTAATCCAATGTTACCTCCAAGGACAAGGAGCATTTCATACTACATTATTTTTGGGGATTACAAGTTACATTAAAAAAGTCCACTGAATGAGATGCTGGCTGTAGCAAAGCCTCCCACTGATATTTAGTAATTTCAATATCTTAGTTTGAATATTTTGCCTGCAAATTCCATATTCACCACAGACAATTATGGCATTATGGCGGGAATTGactcttaaaaagaaaatcttgacTAGGATCAAATttgcagaaatctcagagagaGATATCTCAAAATCTAGACACATAATGCTGCTCTATATCTCTTACCACCAGCTGGGTATTGGAATAGATTACACAACACTATCAATAACCTTGTTTGGAAAAGAAATTCTCCAGAATCAAATACTACAAGGAATGCAGGTGGTCAGAACTGAACTAATCTCAAATTTAATTTCTGGGCTTTCACAAGAGCTTTGAACTCATGGCTTAATCCTGAGAAATCCTGATTGTTCCTTGTGATGTTGGCAGAATATCCTTGTTAATGTCACCTAAGTATTCCTCTTTTTAACAGTTATGCCATCACTGTGGGGTGGTAAGACTTTAACCTTTCCCCACTGGTCAGAGAGAGGTACTCATGTTCTCAACAACATTATACATGACAACAGACTCCAAGCATACCAGGACATAAAAGATGCTTATGGTCTGCTCGGTTCTGCCTTTCTCTTTTACCTTCAACTGAGATCCTCATGTAATGCTTATGGAGTACCCAGGGctctaaaatgaatgatgaactTGTTTCCAAATTTTACTATGTGTAATATTTATCAAAGACTAGAATCTATTTCATATCAGTTGATCCAGAGTATGGCACAAAAGCTGGCATACTTTTGCCCAAATTGCTCAAATTGCCCTAAGGGGAACTCCAGGAACACAGATATGATGTGGCAGTGCAAGGAGTTCTAAGAAGTCTACACCTTTTAGTACTCAATGGCATCTGCCCTAACAATCCTtgtcaataaaaatgtccttttctcctgctctgctttttttaaatgatggtACAGGTTTAGATGCATCTGTTTCTCTTTGCTGTATTATGTTAGTTAGTTTATATGCTGTCAATAAATTGGTTGACACTCGATGGAAGAGACGGATGTCTCAATATGTCAGTGGAACTCAACACTCTTGGATATACTGAATTTCAAAAGTTCCACTGCCATATTAAATGATGTTAAACAAGATAATATTTCTTTTCTAGATAGTGCTAGAGACCAGATCAAATCTTTGATTGCTGAATTGGTTTAGCACTTCTCAATCCTGTGCTAGCAATCGAATCTGGACCATGGTAGAGTAGTTATCTTGATTTTGATAAGAATTATTGACAGCATACAGAATAATCCAAccactgtatgaaaataaaggACCCACTGTTTTGAAAATTGCTGCATATGTGTCATGCAAGAACCAAAAGTTGACAGGCTTAGCAACAGTAACTGAGGGGGGTGGGGCT harbors:
- the LOC137176276 gene encoding NXPE family member 3-like; protein product: MKIRGHRETVVSFCCPKFAAIFLFLAVFVFIFLLFNMDVLEQYENFFIYLCHINLLTPCQFQHKVITTFPAPRPHLQRRFCSFQPRSPEDALEERLLLDSIAWPETPSLPVPLSLEQTTDPAHSTFTILPEKGGRQWHVGDQLEVMIKTYDFKGRPKKSGGDVLLARLHNRALGAGVAGKVLDHLNGSYSAVFSLLWEGSAQVEVTLVHPSEAVTVLHRLTREQPDRIYFGSVFRSGSVSETTTCNVCLRPTQQPLCNYTDLITGEPWFCYKPKKLSCDARITNYNGGFHKQLKAQEEKLFRSGVNMKVYIRASGSASVTVLPKNKDQPEVKSSIVHSGPVGYYYQGAWQALSGTKVHHFNTSSAISQCLKGKVVHLYGDSTIRQWFEHLNAVLPDLKQFNLHSSVRVGPFMALDYANNILVNFRFHGPPVRSISVPAIELHYIANELDHLVGGTNTIVVFGIWAHFSTFPIELYIRRLQSIRRAVVRLLDRAPGTLVLIRTANPKTMTLDAALTNSDWYSLQRDKVLRAMFKGLNVHLLDVWEMVLAHHLPHNLHPQPPIIKNIIDVVLSYICPQKGS